A genome region from Methylohalobius crimeensis 10Ki includes the following:
- a CDS encoding M14 family metallopeptidase, whose protein sequence is MAPLTLHQLDHVPDGLVDISAGHLHELLPGPTLLHLQGKDPRPLFVSVLLHGNEVTGLAAIQRLLKKYRTHPLPRALSIFIGNISAARSDMRRLDGQPDYNRVWPGTDHPDCPEVRLMRQVWETMAERQVFASIDVHNNTGRNPHYACINHLDRRFLNLASLFGRLVVYFLRPAGVQSMAFARLGPAVTLECGRPGQDNGIDHAFDFIDTCLHLAGIPDTAPATHAIDLFHTVAQVKLREGIRCSFHDREADVVFREDLDHLNFTELPAGIVWSEVHTENLPVIAIDEDGNEVSERYFTVEGGKLLLNRMVMPSMLSRDERIIRQDCLGYLMERLNPTSIFSTSDR, encoded by the coding sequence ATGGCCCCTTTGACCCTGCATCAACTCGACCACGTCCCCGATGGCCTGGTGGACATCTCCGCCGGGCATCTGCACGAATTATTGCCCGGCCCCACCCTGCTTCACCTGCAAGGCAAGGACCCCCGTCCTCTGTTCGTTTCCGTCCTCCTGCACGGCAACGAAGTCACCGGCCTTGCGGCGATCCAGCGCCTATTGAAAAAGTACCGAACTCACCCCCTGCCTCGCGCCTTGAGCATTTTCATCGGCAACATCTCGGCCGCCCGCTCAGACATGCGACGGCTCGACGGACAACCGGACTACAACCGGGTCTGGCCCGGTACCGATCATCCTGATTGCCCGGAAGTCCGGCTGATGCGGCAAGTATGGGAAACCATGGCCGAGCGGCAGGTGTTCGCCAGCATCGACGTCCACAACAATACCGGCCGCAATCCTCACTACGCTTGCATCAACCACCTGGATCGGCGCTTTCTCAACCTGGCCTCCCTGTTCGGTCGCCTGGTGGTGTATTTCCTCCGTCCCGCCGGCGTCCAGTCGATGGCCTTCGCTCGGCTTGGTCCGGCGGTGACCCTGGAGTGCGGTCGTCCCGGCCAGGACAACGGCATCGATCACGCCTTCGATTTCATCGATACTTGTCTGCATCTGGCGGGCATTCCGGATACCGCCCCGGCCACCCACGCCATCGATCTGTTCCATACCGTCGCGCAAGTGAAACTTCGCGAAGGCATTCGCTGCAGCTTCCACGACCGGGAAGCCGATGTCGTCTTTCGGGAAGATCTGGATCACCTCAATTTCACCGAATTGCCCGCGGGTATCGTCTGGAGCGAGGTGCATACGGAAAACTTGCCGGTCATCGCCATCGACGAAGACGGCAACGAGGTCAGCGAACGTTATTTCACCGTGGAGGGCGGGAAACTGCTCCTCAATCGCATGGTCATGCCTTCCATGCTGAGTCGGGACGAACGCATCATTCGCCAGGACTGCCTGGGATATCTGATGGAGCGGCTTAATCCAACTTCAATATTTTCTACGAGTGACCGATAA
- a CDS encoding pyridoxamine 5'-phosphate oxidase family protein, with translation MSEIYGEQQRAMQAAFETEALADRLNEVIVASEISDPHKAFIEGRDMFFLTTVDHRGCPTCSYKGGEPGFVRVVDRKTLAFPSFNGNGMFLSLGNMGAHDKIGMLFIDFETPQRVRVHGRATVSDHDPLIREIPGAELLVRVTVDEIFVNCPRYIHRYRKIAASRYVPKADCPAPPPQWKRIDGLQDALPECDKKIATSLGGEITPEEYEEMIQQGEA, from the coding sequence ATGAGCGAGATATACGGCGAGCAGCAGCGTGCGATGCAGGCGGCGTTCGAGACGGAAGCGTTGGCCGACCGTCTGAACGAGGTCATCGTGGCTTCGGAAATTTCCGATCCACATAAAGCGTTTATCGAAGGCCGCGACATGTTCTTTCTGACGACCGTCGACCATCGCGGTTGCCCCACCTGTTCCTACAAGGGCGGCGAGCCGGGGTTCGTGCGGGTGGTGGACCGAAAAACCTTGGCGTTCCCGAGCTTCAACGGCAACGGCATGTTTCTCTCCCTGGGGAACATGGGTGCCCACGATAAGATCGGCATGCTGTTCATCGATTTCGAAACGCCCCAGCGGGTGCGGGTACACGGCAGGGCGACCGTCAGCGATCACGATCCTTTGATACGGGAAATCCCGGGCGCCGAGCTGCTGGTGAGGGTGACCGTCGATGAGATTTTCGTTAACTGCCCGCGCTATATCCACCGATACCGGAAGATCGCTGCTTCCCGCTACGTCCCGAAGGCCGATTGCCCCGCGCCCCCACCGCAATGGAAGCGCATCGACGGGCTTCAGGATGCCTTGCCCGAATGCGACAAGAAAATCGCGACCTCGCTGGGCGGCGAAATCACGCCTGAGGAATATGAGGAGATGATCCAGCAAGGGGAGGCTTGA
- a CDS encoding DUF3047 domain-containing protein, producing MNDTVLLEAPEFKSRLQALLDGMPEGTLQDYAFFDLASDRASWFDTGIDVKFDSQDITYYWSAELPVGTVYRCPIPTWNARETRVVVRSGEQGLGEWIDEARDVYQDYVDAIGGPMPENIVRVWLIAVSLFQRTEGKCQYDDIAFLQGKRTIQVR from the coding sequence ATGAATGACACCGTTTTGCTTGAAGCTCCCGAATTCAAATCGCGCCTCCAGGCATTGCTCGACGGAATGCCGGAAGGGACCCTCCAGGATTACGCCTTTTTCGACCTTGCCTCGGACCGGGCGTCCTGGTTCGATACCGGCATCGACGTGAAATTCGACAGCCAGGACATCACCTACTATTGGAGCGCGGAACTGCCCGTCGGCACCGTGTATCGATGCCCGATTCCCACCTGGAACGCCCGGGAAACGCGTGTGGTCGTTCGATCGGGGGAGCAAGGACTGGGCGAGTGGATCGATGAGGCGCGGGATGTGTATCAAGACTATGTTGATGCGATCGGCGGTCCGATGCCAGAGAATATCGTGCGGGTCTGGCTCATCGCCGTCAGCCTCTTCCAGCGAACCGAAGGCAAATGCCAATATGACGATATCGCCTTTCTCCAGGGGAAGCGCACGATCCAGGTCAGATGA
- a CDS encoding PhzF family phenazine biosynthesis protein: MRIQQYQVDAFANRVFEGNPAAVCPLDHWLEDRILQAIAEENNLAETAFFVPGQQGFRLRWFTPIREVALCGHATLASAHVLFNHLGHTGKSVTFDTRSGELTVEREDERMVMNFPSVPPRPCPPPSKLLEGLKATPLEVLSADDYIAVFENEAAIRAIAPSMTTLTELDLRGVVVTAPGQHADFVSRFFAPKYGIPEDPVTGSAHCELAPYWSSRLNKHSLAARQLSKRGGDVHCQISGQRVLLSGRAVTFLEATIELDALRAHLGQGAA; this comes from the coding sequence ATGAGAATCCAGCAATACCAAGTCGATGCCTTTGCCAACCGGGTTTTCGAGGGCAATCCGGCCGCCGTCTGCCCGCTTGATCACTGGCTGGAAGACCGGATATTGCAAGCCATTGCCGAGGAAAACAACCTTGCCGAGACGGCTTTTTTCGTTCCCGGCCAACAAGGATTTCGGCTTCGCTGGTTCACCCCCATTAGAGAGGTGGCCCTTTGCGGACATGCCACCTTGGCTTCGGCCCACGTCCTGTTCAACCATCTCGGCCACACCGGAAAATCGGTGACCTTTGACACCCGGAGCGGAGAGCTCACGGTCGAACGGGAAGACGAACGGATGGTAATGAATTTTCCCAGCGTCCCGCCAAGGCCGTGTCCGCCCCCGTCCAAGCTGCTTGAAGGGTTGAAGGCAACGCCCCTCGAAGTGTTGTCGGCCGACGACTATATCGCGGTATTCGAGAATGAAGCCGCCATTCGTGCCATCGCTCCGAGCATGACCACGTTGACTGAGCTGGATCTAAGAGGGGTTGTCGTCACCGCACCGGGACAACATGCTGATTTTGTCAGCCGTTTTTTTGCGCCCAAGTACGGCATTCCGGAAGACCCCGTCACCGGGTCGGCGCACTGTGAACTCGCCCCTTATTGGTCCTCCCGACTCAACAAACACAGCCTGGCGGCAAGGCAGCTTTCCAAGCGCGGGGGAGACGTGCATTGCCAAATAAGCGGTCAGCGCGTCCTCCTCTCCGGGCGGGCGGTCACCTTCCTGGAAGCGACAATCGAGCTGGATGCGCTGCGGGCGCATCTGGGGCAGGGAGCAGCGTGA
- a CDS encoding type II toxin-antitoxin system RelE/ParE family toxin, whose protein sequence is MRNLDHRFAWLAQNPHLGKHRPDMLEGYYRFPQGAHLIFYLMRDDGIGIIGIPHQNMDVLDFFNG, encoded by the coding sequence TTGCGTAATCTCGACCACCGTTTTGCATGGCTGGCGCAAAACCCGCATTTGGGCAAGCATCGGCCGGATATGCTGGAAGGCTATTATCGTTTCCCGCAAGGTGCCCATCTGATTTTTTACCTCATGCGCGATGACGGGATCGGCATTATCGGCATCCCGCATCAGAACATGGATGTTCTGGATTTCTTCAACGGCTGA